One part of the Mariniflexile litorale genome encodes these proteins:
- a CDS encoding HAD-IIB family hydrolase produces the protein MDISKENTIRLLSFDIDNTLINFNTLKGGFTKTWNKYKTDSQVLLTYNTGRLIDDVLNLIKKGIIPEPNYIISGVGTHIYDFNKKCVVKEFNDVLDDGWDIQSVENVIQNINHPISDQPLKYQHSYKRSYFFHNATQEHITSIEQDFTNANMHINVVYSGDKFLDILPKWANKGNALQWLLRKLEIEVCNTLVAGDSGNDSAMFNMKDVKGIVVANAHEELYKFTKHKQVYHAECAYDNGIVEGLVHYKVLPEEAKITNQEDHSEDYYIKQELNNIAEEDENEKIALIRKGYDKAVEAIRKNITPLGFSACSIDDNIPNGTDENYHSVWARDGAITVIGSLPLIYDEEIHKCQRQTLLTLFEHISRNGQIPSNVRIKDNAPDYSGVGGICSIDSGIWVVIAFYEYVNVTKDIEFLRDHISDIKETMRWLGAHDSNNDALLEIPEAGDWTDLFGRSYNILYDEILWYRANVCFGRMLEMLGDYEQAGENIRWSQVIKKEIIENFWPSTKQKPYSSVAFAERQFALGDTTYLIAQTTPFDFSWRCDVFGNILAFLHGTIDAEKAHQTFRFMLGVGVNDPFPVSNVYPVVSPGDPDWRPYYTVNLLNLPNHYHNGGIWPFVGGFWVKFVNKLGFKDMAISELHKLALINKEGVNEEWEFTEWAHGVTGKPMGKAYQAWSAAQYISACHDLKIIK, from the coding sequence ATGGATATAAGTAAAGAGAATACTATCAGACTTCTGTCTTTTGATATAGACAATACACTCATAAATTTCAACACATTAAAAGGAGGTTTTACAAAAACATGGAATAAGTATAAAACGGATTCTCAAGTATTGCTTACTTATAATACAGGTAGGCTAATAGATGATGTTTTAAATTTAATAAAGAAAGGGATTATACCAGAACCTAATTATATTATTTCTGGCGTTGGTACCCATATATACGATTTCAACAAGAAATGTGTCGTTAAAGAGTTTAATGATGTGCTTGATGATGGCTGGGATATTCAGTCTGTTGAAAATGTGATACAAAACATCAATCATCCTATAAGTGATCAACCTTTAAAATATCAGCATTCCTATAAAAGAAGTTATTTTTTTCATAATGCAACCCAAGAACATATAACCAGTATCGAGCAGGATTTTACAAATGCGAATATGCATATTAATGTGGTGTATTCTGGTGATAAATTTTTAGATATTCTTCCTAAGTGGGCTAATAAAGGCAATGCGTTGCAGTGGTTATTGAGAAAATTGGAGATTGAGGTCTGTAATACTTTGGTTGCTGGAGATAGTGGAAATGATTCAGCTATGTTTAATATGAAAGATGTTAAAGGGATTGTGGTTGCAAATGCTCATGAGGAACTTTATAAATTTACGAAACACAAACAAGTGTATCATGCTGAATGTGCTTATGATAATGGAATTGTAGAAGGATTAGTTCATTACAAAGTTCTACCCGAAGAAGCAAAAATAACCAATCAAGAAGACCACTCTGAAGATTATTATATTAAGCAAGAGTTGAATAATATAGCAGAAGAAGATGAAAATGAAAAAATAGCTTTAATACGGAAAGGTTATGATAAAGCCGTTGAAGCTATTAGAAAGAATATCACGCCGCTTGGCTTCTCAGCCTGTTCTATAGATGATAATATACCAAATGGAACGGATGAAAACTACCATAGTGTATGGGCTAGAGATGGTGCTATAACTGTTATAGGTTCGCTTCCGCTTATTTATGATGAAGAAATTCACAAATGCCAACGTCAAACACTCTTAACGTTATTTGAGCATATTTCACGTAATGGCCAAATTCCATCCAATGTACGAATTAAGGATAATGCGCCAGATTACTCTGGAGTAGGAGGTATCTGTTCCATAGATAGCGGTATTTGGGTAGTTATTGCTTTTTATGAATATGTTAATGTCACTAAAGATATCGAGTTTCTTAGAGATCATATTAGCGATATTAAAGAAACCATGCGATGGTTAGGAGCTCATGATAGTAATAATGATGCCTTATTAGAAATACCCGAAGCAGGGGATTGGACCGATTTATTTGGTAGAAGTTATAATATTCTTTACGATGAAATTCTTTGGTATCGTGCTAATGTATGTTTTGGACGTATGTTAGAAATGTTGGGAGATTATGAACAGGCAGGAGAAAACATCAGATGGTCTCAAGTAATAAAAAAAGAAATTATTGAGAATTTCTGGCCTTCTACAAAACAAAAACCATACTCATCGGTTGCATTTGCAGAACGTCAATTTGCTTTGGGAGATACCACTTATTTAATAGCACAAACAACACCATTCGATTTTAGTTGGCGCTGTGATGTCTTTGGAAATATTTTAGCTTTTTTACATGGTACTATAGATGCCGAAAAAGCGCATCAAACCTTTCGTTTTATGTTAGGTGTGGGAGTTAATGATCCCTTTCCTGTATCAAATGTATACCCTGTAGTATCACCAGGAGATCCAGATTGGCGTCCATATTATACTGTAAATCTTCTAAACTTACCCAACCATTACCATAATGGTGGCATATGGCCGTTTGTGGGAGGATTTTGGGTAAAGTTTGTAAATAAGCTTGGGTTCAAAGATATGGCAATTTCAGAATTGCATAAACTCGCTCTAATTAACAAAGAAGGTGTTAATGAAGAATGGGAGTTTACAGAATGGGCACATGGAGTTACAGGTAAACCCATGGGAAAAGCATATCAAGCATGGTCGGCAGCGCAGTATATTTCTGCTTGCCATGATTTAAAAATAATTAAATAA
- a CDS encoding DUF6265 family protein, with protein MKKVSLIVVFFIATSMYAQQEKVLDPKLKNIAWISGNWKGEAFGGLTEENWSTPSGDSMMATFKLIVNNKVAFYEIEIIREVNNTLILQLKHFNNDLKGWETKDETIDFPLKQITANKVVFEGMIFEKVNANEMNIYVDIHDEQGALETVKFNYKK; from the coding sequence ATGAAAAAAGTAAGTCTTATTGTTGTGTTTTTTATAGCCACTTCAATGTATGCTCAACAAGAAAAAGTACTTGATCCTAAATTAAAAAATATTGCTTGGATTTCAGGAAATTGGAAAGGAGAAGCTTTTGGAGGATTAACCGAAGAGAATTGGAGCACTCCATCGGGCGACTCTATGATGGCAACTTTCAAATTAATAGTAAATAATAAAGTTGCCTTTTACGAAATAGAAATAATTAGAGAAGTAAATAACACATTAATTCTTCAATTAAAACATTTTAACAACGATTTAAAAGGTTGGGAAACTAAAGATGAAACGATTGATTTTCCGTTAAAACAAATAACAGCAAACAAAGTCGTTTTTGAAGGCATGATTTTTGAAAAAGTGAATGCAAACGAAATGAATATTTACGTTGATATTCATGATGAACAAGGCGCTCTTGAAACTGTAAAATTCAATTACAAAAAATAA
- a CDS encoding YdeI/OmpD-associated family protein — MELPELYFKTDTEWREWLHNNHKFHKGVYLIFYKVEHERDSMRWEEAVKVALCYGWIDSTVKSLGEGKRRQYFTPRNPKSVWSALNKKYIETLIFENLMHDSGLEIIKIAKQNGSWTALDTVEKGIIPDDLQIAFDKNAIAFNNYKNFAPSYRKSYLYWLNQAKREDTRKKRIHEIIQQCANNIKTRDTR, encoded by the coding sequence TTGGAACTACCCGAATTATATTTTAAAACAGACACAGAATGGCGTGAGTGGTTGCACAACAATCATAAATTCCACAAAGGTGTTTACCTCATCTTTTATAAAGTAGAACATGAAAGGGATTCTATGCGTTGGGAAGAAGCAGTTAAAGTAGCCTTATGTTATGGTTGGATAGATTCTACTGTAAAAAGTTTAGGTGAAGGTAAACGACGCCAATACTTTACACCAAGAAACCCTAAAAGTGTTTGGAGCGCTTTAAACAAAAAATATATTGAAACTTTAATTTTTGAAAATTTAATGCATGATAGTGGTTTAGAAATTATTAAAATTGCTAAACAAAACGGTAGTTGGACAGCTCTTGATACCGTTGAAAAAGGCATCATTCCTGATGATTTACAAATAGCGTTTGATAAGAACGCAATAGCTTTTAATAACTATAAAAACTTTGCCCCTTCCTACAGAAAGAGCTATTTATATTGGTTAAATCAGGCAAAGCGAGAAGACACTAGAAAAAAGCGCATCCATGAAATAATTCAACAATGCGCTAATAATATCAAAACTAGAGACACTAGGTAA
- a CDS encoding VWA domain-containing protein, whose product MRTNVNKKGFVFKKYEAPNISPFDKLFEIFKELITHTSGDFDEAIDWLRELDKEYKLTTSEYTIDDFIEDLKKKGYIREEIDPDSNEGGMAITAKTERAIRQQALDQVFGQIKRSGQGNHKSKNQGVGDEHTGDFKNYQFGDALDKVSMTESLKNAQINHGIADFTLSEDDLVVEETLHKSQMSTVLMIDISHSMILYGEDRITPAKKVAMALAELITTRYPKDTLDILVFGNDAWQIEIKDLPYLKVGPYHTNTVAGLQLAMDLLRRKRNTNKQIFMITDGKPSCLRLPDGEYYKNSNGLDTHIVNKCYMMAQQARRLHIPITTFMIAQDPYLMQFVREFTYANQGKAFYTGLKGLGEMIFEDYETNRTKRIRG is encoded by the coding sequence ATGAGAACGAATGTAAATAAAAAAGGTTTTGTATTTAAAAAATATGAGGCACCTAATATATCTCCTTTTGATAAACTTTTTGAAATTTTTAAAGAGTTGATAACCCATACTTCTGGCGATTTTGATGAAGCCATAGATTGGTTGCGGGAATTAGATAAGGAATATAAACTTACCACTTCAGAATATACTATCGATGATTTTATAGAAGATCTTAAAAAGAAAGGCTATATACGCGAAGAAATTGACCCAGATAGCAATGAAGGAGGTATGGCTATTACAGCTAAAACGGAACGTGCCATACGTCAACAAGCATTAGATCAAGTTTTCGGACAAATAAAGCGTAGTGGTCAAGGCAACCATAAAAGTAAAAACCAAGGCGTTGGCGATGAGCATACAGGCGATTTTAAAAATTATCAATTTGGTGATGCTTTAGATAAAGTTTCCATGACCGAAAGTTTAAAGAATGCACAGATAAATCACGGTATTGCAGATTTTACATTATCTGAAGACGATTTGGTAGTTGAAGAAACACTTCACAAATCGCAAATGAGTACGGTGCTCATGATAGATATAAGCCATAGTATGATTCTGTATGGTGAAGATAGAATAACACCAGCCAAAAAAGTAGCCATGGCTCTGGCGGAATTAATTACGACACGTTATCCAAAAGACACTTTGGATATTTTGGTTTTTGGTAATGATGCATGGCAAATTGAAATTAAAGATTTACCTTATCTAAAAGTAGGTCCGTATCACACAAATACCGTAGCAGGATTGCAATTAGCAATGGATTTATTGCGACGAAAACGCAATACAAACAAACAAATTTTTATGATTACCGATGGTAAACCAAGTTGTTTACGTTTACCAGATGGTGAATATTACAAAAACAGTAATGGCTTAGACACTCATATTGTGAACAAATGTTATATGATGGCTCAGCAGGCAAGACGTCTGCATATTCCCATCACAACATTTATGATTGCCCAAGACCCCTATTTAATGCAATTTGTTAGAGAGTTTACTTACGCCAACCAAGGGAAAGCATTTTATACAGGACTTAAAGGTTTGGGTGAAATGATTTTTGAAGATTATGAAACCAATAGAACAAAGAGAATTAGAGGGTAA
- a CDS encoding magnesium chelatase, translating to MKNINTLGELKKSGYQSKSIKDELRDNLIEKLKNKETTFEGVHGYQNTVIPELERAILSRHNINLLGLRGQAKTRLARLMLNLLDEYIPYVEGSEINDDPLKPISRFAMELIKEKGENTPISWLHRSERFAEKLATPDVTVADIIGDVDPIKAANLKLSYADDRVIHYGMIPRANRCIFVINELPDLQARIQVALFNILQEGDIQIRGFKLRLPLDIQFLFTANPEDYTNRGSIVTPLKDRIGSQILTHYPTDIETARLITEQEAKLVEVQKATVLVPDLARDLLEQIVFEARESEFIDAKSGVSARLSITALENLLSTAERRSLIAGDKTTTVRLSDFVGIIPSIIGKVELVYEGEQEGAAMVAYNLIGEAVKSLFEEFFPKIEKLKKQEEETPYDDIVSWFFNQKEGFELLDDLGDKEYKKLLDAISPLNDLLTEHQPKLLKEDSYFVKEFVLWALVEFKQLSKHRFTEGIQFKDPYGNFISGI from the coding sequence ATGAAAAACATAAATACATTAGGCGAATTAAAAAAATCAGGTTATCAATCAAAATCTATTAAAGATGAATTAAGAGATAACTTGATTGAGAAATTAAAAAATAAAGAAACTACTTTTGAAGGGGTACATGGTTATCAAAATACCGTAATCCCTGAATTGGAACGGGCTATTTTATCTAGACATAATATTAATTTGTTAGGATTGAGAGGGCAAGCTAAAACACGTCTGGCTCGTTTAATGCTCAATTTATTGGATGAGTATATTCCGTATGTTGAAGGTTCTGAAATTAATGACGACCCATTAAAACCCATATCCAGATTTGCCATGGAGTTAATCAAAGAAAAAGGCGAAAATACTCCAATTTCTTGGTTGCATCGAAGCGAACGTTTTGCAGAGAAACTGGCAACACCTGACGTAACAGTTGCTGATATTATTGGAGATGTAGATCCTATAAAAGCAGCTAATTTAAAGTTGAGTTATGCTGATGATCGTGTGATTCATTATGGCATGATTCCTAGAGCGAATCGTTGCATTTTTGTTATTAATGAATTGCCCGATCTCCAAGCCCGCATTCAAGTAGCCCTCTTCAATATTTTACAAGAAGGCGATATTCAAATTAGAGGATTTAAATTGAGATTGCCCTTGGATATTCAATTTTTGTTTACCGCAAACCCCGAAGATTATACGAATAGAGGAAGCATTGTAACGCCTTTAAAAGATAGAATTGGTTCGCAGATTTTAACCCATTACCCCACAGATATTGAAACTGCAAGGTTGATTACAGAACAAGAAGCTAAATTGGTAGAGGTTCAAAAAGCGACTGTTTTGGTGCCTGATTTAGCAAGAGATTTATTAGAACAAATTGTTTTTGAAGCAAGGGAGAGTGAATTTATCGATGCGAAAAGTGGTGTGAGCGCCAGACTGAGTATTACCGCTTTAGAGAATTTATTAAGTACTGCAGAACGTCGTTCATTAATAGCGGGTGATAAAACAACTACGGTTCGATTAAGTGATTTTGTGGGTATTATTCCCTCTATTATAGGTAAAGTAGAGTTGGTTTATGAAGGTGAACAGGAAGGTGCCGCCATGGTTGCTTACAACTTAATAGGTGAAGCTGTTAAAAGTTTATTTGAAGAATTTTTTCCGAAGATAGAAAAATTAAAAAAGCAAGAAGAAGAAACTCCTTATGACGACATTGTATCATGGTTTTTTAACCAGAAAGAAGGCTTTGAATTGTTAGATGATTTAGGTGATAAAGAATACAAAAAACTACTAGATGCCATTTCACCTTTAAATGATTTGTTAACAGAGCATCAACCCAAATTATTAAAAGAAGATAGTTATTTTGTAAAAGAGTTTGTGCTTTGGGCTTTGGTTGAATTCAAGCAATTAAGTAAACATCGCTTCACAGAGGGTATTCAGTTTAAAGATCCTTACGGCAATTTTATTAGCGGTATTTGA
- a CDS encoding glycosyltransferase, translated as MKSILMISLHGYVGANAELGKPDTGGQVVYVLELAERFSRLGKKVDLVTRQFEDQPEYDIVDENYSVWRIPFGGKKFIRKEDMHDHLKKFVTNCLAAIKKEGKKYDIVYTHYWDAGWAGQKIAEELGISHVHTPHSLGWWKRHTMGSDMDEVEMEKTYRFKERIRKEYFVYQMCNFVIATTLPQVDLLTKQYDVLSRNCGMIPPGIDENRFFPVPSKENDKVRSKYDIHPNDILALGRMAHNKGYDLLLQALPTVLELCPEARLVAAIGGDSDQDKEGIEKLKILAGELGVMDKIKWKNYIADEDLANVYRSANIFAMPSRYEPFGMVAIEAMACGTPSVVTVHGGLYDLIDFGNQALFADPHRPVEFGAMMSMPLLYPKLRNELSVEGARFSRRNFGWTGIAKRILKIFDNSINLQSMESNIYTH; from the coding sequence ATGAAATCAATATTGATGATCTCTTTGCACGGTTATGTCGGTGCAAATGCGGAATTAGGAAAACCAGATACAGGAGGACAAGTTGTTTATGTTTTAGAATTAGCAGAACGTTTTAGCAGACTTGGTAAAAAAGTAGATTTGGTAACTCGCCAATTTGAAGACCAACCAGAATATGATATTGTAGACGAAAATTATAGTGTATGGCGTATCCCTTTTGGTGGTAAAAAGTTTATCAGAAAAGAGGATATGCACGATCATTTAAAAAAGTTTGTAACCAATTGTTTAGCAGCTATTAAAAAGGAAGGTAAAAAATACGATATTGTTTATACCCATTATTGGGATGCGGGTTGGGCAGGACAAAAAATAGCTGAAGAATTAGGTATTTCACATGTACACACACCGCATTCACTTGGTTGGTGGAAACGCCATACTATGGGAAGCGATATGGATGAAGTTGAAATGGAAAAAACGTACCGCTTTAAAGAACGTATTCGTAAAGAATATTTTGTATATCAGATGTGTAACTTCGTTATTGCAACTACTTTACCGCAGGTAGATTTGCTTACAAAACAATATGATGTATTGTCTCGAAATTGTGGCATGATTCCTCCAGGAATTGATGAAAATCGTTTTTTTCCGGTGCCTTCTAAAGAAAATGACAAGGTTCGGTCTAAATATGATATTCACCCTAATGATATTTTGGCTCTAGGCCGTATGGCACATAACAAAGGTTATGATTTGCTCTTGCAAGCATTACCTACGGTGCTTGAACTTTGCCCCGAAGCACGTTTAGTGGCAGCAATAGGAGGTGATTCTGATCAAGATAAAGAAGGTATAGAGAAACTAAAAATATTAGCAGGTGAGTTAGGTGTGATGGATAAAATAAAATGGAAAAACTATATTGCAGATGAGGATTTGGCGAACGTATATCGATCGGCTAATATTTTCGCAATGCCATCAAGATATGAGCCTTTCGGCATGGTAGCTATTGAAGCTATGGCTTGCGGAACTCCCAGTGTGGTAACTGTTCATGGTGGCTTGTATGATTTAATAGACTTTGGAAATCAAGCATTATTTGCCGATCCACACCGTCCTGTAGAATTTGGAGCGATGATGTCTATGCCGCTTTTATACCCGAAATTACGTAATGAATTATCGGTTGAAGGGGCTCGTTTTTCACGTCGAAACTTCGGATGGACAGGTATTGCTAAACGCATACTCAAAATATTTGATAACTCTATCAACCTACAATCTATGGAGTCAAATATCTATACACACTAA
- a CDS encoding M28 family metallopeptidase — protein sequence MKLQKLIVLSLLPIISYAQTPEDFYRIIDAISEERIEKNIQKLINFGTRNTFSDTLSNTRGIGAARRWIKTEFETISNDCNNCLNVFYQKDFVTKKENNRVPHDAWIVNVIAIQKGTKYPNNYIIMSGDIDSRASNTMDFSTDAPGANDNASGMAGTIEASRVLSNYQFENSIIYVGLSGEEQGLFGGAGLAAYAKKQGWNIIGVFNNDMIGNIKGVDGVIDNRTFRIFSEPVPANETEKERELRRFYGGEVDGISRQLARYIHKTTKTYMPEMNPMMIYRLDRFGRGGHHRPFNDLGFAGIRIMEAHENYNQQHQDIREENGIKYGDVIEHVNFDYAKKLTAVNAINLASLAWAPPPPKSVSIGGVVEPSAKFKWDKVEGAKGYKIYWRDTTSPTWDYSRYVGNVLEFTLEGIVIDNFFFGIASVGHNNIESVITFPNNILK from the coding sequence ATGAAACTTCAAAAACTGATAGTTCTATCTTTATTACCTATAATTTCATATGCTCAAACACCTGAAGATTTCTACCGCATTATAGACGCTATTTCGGAAGAGCGTATTGAAAAAAACATACAAAAACTTATTAATTTCGGAACTCGAAACACCTTTAGCGACACCCTTTCAAATACCAGAGGCATAGGTGCTGCAAGACGTTGGATTAAAACCGAATTTGAAACCATATCAAATGATTGCAACAACTGTTTAAACGTTTTTTACCAAAAAGATTTTGTGACTAAAAAAGAGAATAACCGTGTGCCTCATGACGCTTGGATTGTAAACGTAATAGCGATTCAAAAAGGGACAAAATACCCGAATAATTACATTATTATGAGTGGCGATATTGATTCTCGCGCTAGCAATACTATGGATTTCTCCACCGATGCCCCTGGTGCCAACGACAATGCTTCTGGGATGGCAGGAACTATTGAAGCTTCTAGAGTTTTATCCAACTATCAATTTGAGAATAGCATTATATATGTTGGCTTATCGGGTGAAGAACAAGGGTTGTTTGGAGGTGCTGGACTAGCTGCTTATGCTAAAAAACAAGGTTGGAATATTATCGGTGTTTTTAATAATGACATGATTGGCAATATTAAAGGGGTTGATGGTGTGATTGACAACAGAACATTTAGAATATTTTCTGAACCTGTTCCTGCGAACGAAACCGAAAAAGAAAGAGAATTGAGACGATTTTATGGTGGTGAAGTAGATGGTATTTCTAGACAATTAGCACGATATATACACAAAACCACTAAAACTTATATGCCAGAAATGAATCCCATGATGATATACAGACTGGATAGATTCGGTCGAGGTGGTCATCACCGTCCATTTAACGATTTAGGCTTTGCAGGTATAAGAATTATGGAAGCCCATGAAAATTACAACCAACAGCATCAAGATATTCGTGAAGAAAATGGCATAAAGTATGGAGATGTGATAGAGCACGTTAATTTTGATTATGCTAAAAAATTAACCGCTGTAAATGCCATCAATTTAGCGAGTTTAGCCTGGGCGCCTCCACCTCCTAAAAGCGTTTCGATTGGAGGAGTCGTAGAACCCTCCGCTAAATTTAAATGGGATAAAGTTGAAGGAGCCAAAGGCTATAAAATTTATTGGAGAGACACCACTTCGCCAACCTGGGACTACAGTAGATATGTTGGTAATGTATTGGAATTCACTTTAGAGGGAATCGTTATCGATAACTTTTTCTTCGGAATTGCTTCCGTTGGACATAATAATATTGAAAGTGTAATAACCTTTCCTAATAATATTCTGAAATAA
- a CDS encoding M1 family metallopeptidase, with protein sequence MTHRFLITSLLFCLSFISVQAQLLSEKNNFTRQDTLRGSITPERAWWDLTYYHLDIKVNPDKKYISGKNTIKYKVLENKLVMQIDLQPPLKITKAIQNNKELDIKHDGNAHFITLKDPQNINDINSIDVYYEGHPKEAVNAPWDGGISWKKDNNGNHFIASSCQGLGASVWWPCKDHMYDEVDSMLISVNVPDNLMNVSNGRLKSVEQIDDTKTYSWIVKNPINNYGVNINIGNYVNFSEVYDGEGGNLDMSYYVLRDNLEKAKEHFKDAPKMMKAFEHWFGQYPFYVDGFKLVEVPYLGMEHQSSVTYGNKYMKGYLGRDLSGTGWGLKFDFIIIHESGHEWFANNITYIDIADMWIHESFTNYSESLFVEYYYGKKAAAEYVIGTRKDIHNNTPIIGYYNVNKEGSGDMYPKGGNMLHTLRQLVTDDEKWRQILRGLNRTFYHQTVTTQQIEAYLAKETGIDLSHFFNQYLRTTKIPTLEYSIKNKELKYRWTNIIDKFDMPIQVSINEKEAWIFPTAEWKIKVLDDKNASFEIDPDFYVNTKKL encoded by the coding sequence ATGACACATCGTTTTTTAATAACCTCTCTTCTTTTTTGTTTATCATTCATCTCTGTACAAGCTCAATTGCTTTCAGAAAAAAATAACTTCACAAGACAAGACACTTTGAGAGGCTCAATCACTCCAGAGCGCGCTTGGTGGGATTTAACCTATTACCATTTAGACATTAAAGTGAATCCTGATAAAAAATATATTTCTGGTAAAAACACCATTAAGTATAAAGTGCTTGAAAATAAATTGGTTATGCAAATTGATTTGCAACCACCATTAAAAATCACAAAAGCCATTCAGAATAATAAAGAATTAGACATCAAACATGATGGCAATGCACATTTCATAACTTTAAAAGACCCACAAAACATAAACGATATAAATAGTATTGACGTCTATTATGAAGGGCATCCAAAAGAAGCCGTAAACGCCCCATGGGACGGTGGTATCTCCTGGAAAAAAGACAACAATGGGAATCATTTTATAGCCTCTTCGTGTCAAGGTTTAGGCGCCAGTGTTTGGTGGCCTTGTAAAGACCATATGTATGATGAAGTGGACAGTATGCTTATTAGTGTAAACGTTCCAGACAATTTAATGAATGTATCTAATGGTAGATTAAAAAGTGTCGAGCAAATTGATGATACCAAAACCTATAGTTGGATTGTAAAAAACCCTATAAACAATTATGGTGTTAATATTAATATTGGTAATTATGTTAATTTCTCTGAAGTTTACGATGGAGAAGGTGGCAATTTAGATATGAGTTATTACGTTTTAAGAGATAACCTTGAAAAAGCAAAAGAACACTTTAAAGATGCCCCTAAAATGATGAAAGCTTTCGAACATTGGTTTGGACAATATCCATTTTATGTTGATGGTTTTAAACTTGTAGAAGTCCCATATTTAGGCATGGAACATCAAAGTTCTGTAACTTACGGAAATAAATACATGAAAGGCTATTTAGGCAGGGATTTATCGGGAACTGGTTGGGGTTTAAAATTTGATTTCATTATTATTCATGAATCTGGACATGAATGGTTTGCTAATAACATCACCTACATTGATATTGCTGACATGTGGATTCATGAAAGTTTCACAAACTATTCTGAAAGCTTATTTGTAGAGTATTATTATGGCAAAAAGGCTGCTGCCGAATATGTTATTGGTACTCGTAAAGATATTCATAACAACACTCCTATTATTGGCTACTATAATGTAAATAAAGAAGGCTCTGGAGATATGTATCCAAAAGGTGGAAATATGCTTCACACCTTGCGCCAATTAGTTACAGATGATGAAAAATGGCGTCAAATTTTACGGGGACTAAACAGAACATTTTACCATCAGACTGTTACCACACAGCAAATCGAAGCCTATTTAGCTAAAGAAACCGGTATTGATTTAAGCCATTTTTTTAACCAATATTTAAGGACCACCAAAATACCAACTTTAGAATATTCTATAAAAAACAAGGAATTAAAATACAGATGGACAAATATTATAGATAAGTTTGATATGCCTATTCAAGTTAGTATTAATGAGAAAGAAGCATGGATATTTCCAACAGCCGAATGGAAAATAAAAGTTTTAGATGATAAAAATGCTTCATTTGAAATAGATCCAGACTTCTATGTTAACACCAAAAAACTTTAA